One stretch of Leadbetterella byssophila DSM 17132 DNA includes these proteins:
- a CDS encoding glycosyltransferase family 2 protein, with protein sequence MILNKKIVVVLPAYNAAATLEQTYNEIPFDIVDEVVLVDDCSKDNTVEVAQKVGIRHIISHEQNKGYGGNQKSCYRKALELGADIVIMLHPDYQYTPKLIPVMSHMIASDLYPVVLASRILGKGALRGGMPLYKYIANRVLTFTQNLIINQKLSEYHTGYRAFSAEVLRNIDFEANSDDFVFDNQMLCQIFNKGFEMGEVTCPTKYFEEASSINFKRSVIYGLGCLRTSVQYFLHRANIIKYRIFK encoded by the coding sequence ATGATCCTAAACAAGAAGATTGTTGTAGTTCTTCCTGCATACAATGCCGCTGCAACCCTAGAACAAACCTATAATGAAATCCCTTTTGATATCGTAGATGAAGTAGTACTTGTAGATGATTGCTCAAAGGACAATACCGTAGAGGTGGCGCAGAAAGTAGGCATTAGACACATCATATCGCATGAACAAAATAAAGGTTACGGAGGAAATCAAAAGAGCTGTTACCGAAAGGCATTAGAGCTGGGAGCAGACATCGTTATTATGCTTCATCCTGATTACCAATACACTCCAAAATTGATCCCTGTCATGTCCCATATGATTGCCAGTGATTTATATCCGGTAGTCTTAGCTTCAAGGATCTTAGGCAAAGGGGCATTAAGAGGGGGAATGCCGCTTTATAAGTACATCGCTAACCGCGTACTAACCTTCACCCAAAACTTGATTATAAATCAAAAACTTTCTGAATACCATACCGGATACAGAGCCTTCTCTGCAGAAGTTTTAAGAAATATAGATTTCGAAGCAAATTCAGATGATTTTGTATTTGACAATCAAATGCTTTGCCAAATCTTTAACAAAGGATTTGAAATGGGAGAAGTTACTTGTCCTACAAAATACTTTGAAGAAGCTTCCTCCATCAACTTCAAAAGAAGTGTCATCTACGGATTAGGATGTTTGAGAACATCTGTTCAATACTTTTTGCACAGAGCAAATATCATAAAGTACAGAATATTCAAATAA
- a CDS encoding ribonuclease Z, producing the protein MKFTILGTGSATPITERRPSAALLDLGNESILLDCGEGTQFQMLKYKVRFSRIKYILITHLHGDHFFGLIALLNTLNNTGRTEPLVLIGPHGLQDIIGVQLRYSLSFLNYTIDYRTTNPGAFEEVFSNEKISISTIPLKHRIPCTGYLISEKPALRKILAERLPPDFPLPYFKMLKEGLDVEHEGKIYANAEYTLAPASPKKVAYCSDTIFDLGIASYVYQADLLYHESTFTKELSARAQMTFHSTAEQAASIAKAAQVKQLIIGHFSSRYKDTSAFLTEAREIFQNTYLSEEGKTFRV; encoded by the coding sequence TTGAAGTTCACAATATTAGGAACCGGTTCAGCCACTCCTATTACGGAGAGAAGACCCTCCGCAGCCCTACTTGACCTTGGAAACGAGAGTATTTTGTTGGACTGCGGAGAAGGTACTCAATTTCAGATGTTGAAATACAAGGTACGTTTCTCCCGAATTAAATATATACTGATCACTCATCTGCATGGGGATCATTTCTTCGGTCTTATTGCCTTATTAAATACCTTAAATAATACAGGTAGAACGGAACCATTGGTTCTCATTGGACCACATGGTTTACAAGACATCATTGGAGTACAACTTAGATATAGCCTTTCTTTCTTAAACTATACCATAGATTACAGGACTACTAATCCAGGGGCATTTGAAGAGGTTTTCTCCAATGAAAAAATAAGTATCAGCACTATACCTCTGAAACATAGAATCCCTTGTACGGGTTACCTCATATCCGAAAAACCTGCACTGAGAAAGATATTGGCAGAACGTTTGCCTCCTGACTTCCCTCTACCCTATTTCAAAATGCTAAAAGAAGGATTAGATGTAGAGCATGAAGGAAAAATTTATGCGAACGCTGAATACACCCTGGCTCCTGCAAGCCCCAAAAAGGTAGCCTATTGTTCTGACACCATATTTGATCTGGGAATAGCCAGTTATGTGTATCAGGCTGACTTACTCTATCATGAAAGTACTTTTACTAAAGAGTTAAGTGCACGAGCCCAAATGACCTTCCACTCTACGGCAGAACAGGCTGCCTCCATTGCGAAGGCTGCACAAGTTAAACAACTGATTATTGGACATTTCTCCTCCAGATATAAAGACACCTCTGCCTTCTTGACAGAAGCCAGAGAAATCTTCCAGAACACCTATCTATCAGAGGAAGGGAAAACCTTTCGTGTGTAA
- a CDS encoding GatB/YqeY domain-containing protein, whose product MSLKAKIDADIKAAMLAKDQAKLLALRDIKKAILLEETKPGASAALSEGDEMRILQKAVKQRKDSAEIYKTQNRSDLLEKELAEIAIIEAYLPAAMSEEELETAIKSIIEKVGAAAPSDLGKVMGVASKELAGKADGRAISEMAKKLLA is encoded by the coding sequence ATGTCATTAAAAGCGAAGATTGATGCGGATATTAAGGCCGCTATGTTAGCGAAGGATCAAGCGAAATTATTAGCGCTTAGAGATATAAAAAAAGCAATCCTTTTAGAAGAAACTAAACCAGGTGCTTCAGCCGCTTTGTCAGAAGGAGATGAAATGAGAATCTTGCAAAAGGCTGTGAAACAGAGGAAAGATTCTGCCGAAATTTATAAGACTCAAAACCGTTCTGACCTTTTGGAAAAGGAATTGGCTGAGATTGCTATCATAGAAGCATATTTGCCCGCTGCAATGAGTGAAGAAGAACTGGAAACTGCCATCAAGTCCATCATTGAAAAAGTAGGGGCTGCGGCACCTTCTGATTTAGGTAAAGTGATGGGAGTAGCCAGCAAAGAATTGGCAGGTAAAGCAGACGGTAGAGCCATAAGTGAAATGGCGAAGAAATTATTGGCCTGA
- the alaS gene encoding alanine--tRNA ligase: MTSHEIRKAFLDFFEKRGHLIVPSAPLVAKNDPTLMFNNSGMAQFKDFFLGNGNPPSKRIADTQKCLRVSGKHNDLEEVGFDTYHHTMFEMLGNWSFGDYFKKEALAWSWELLTEVYKLPKDRIYVSVFEGNPSEGVPFDQEAFDIWKSIIGDENRIILGNKKDNFWEMGDIGPCGPCSEIHIDLRDQEEVDQISGKELVNKDHPQVVEIWNNVFMQYERKADGTLIPLPEKHVDTGMGFERLCMAIQGKKSNYDTDLFQNTIQVIEQLSGFKYGVNGTLSSDNYVDVAMRVIADHLRAVSFAISDGQLPSNAKAGYVIRRILRRALRYGYSYLNFREPFMCKLVPVLAKQFADVFPELQAQVDFVSKVVEEEEKTFLRTLEQGLKRLDVLFKEDKGEKLLSGETVFELSDTFGFPVDLTALIAREKGFGIDEEGYKKALEEQKARSRKDAQKEAADWVELGDTDAVEFLGYDQLSSTALLTKYRISKTKQGQEIHVVLDQTPFYAEMGGQVGDTGTITIGDQTLHVSDTRKENDLFIHVVKDKNAAEILSGYEEPVEVFAQVNAERRKNIEKNHTATHLMLAALKEVLGSHIVQRGSYQNDELTRFDFSHFAKVTDEELKKVEDIVNEKIRANILKGEKRNVPFQEAVDMGATATFGEKYGDFVRVITFDPNYSIELCGGTHVNSTGEIGLFRFISEGSVSAGVRRVEAVTGVKALELMREQAQLIQELKDLLKATDLLKAVETLKAENAQFQKRIEMFENASIQAAKVALLSKVENVNGMNVVAARVNVPHADGLKTLAFGLKQGIGKPVVILGAVINDKPSLAILIDENVVKEKNLNAGTIIREVAKLMKGGGGGQPHFATAGGSDVKGLDDAIEAAKASILGA, encoded by the coding sequence ATGACATCTCACGAGATACGCAAAGCATTCTTAGATTTTTTCGAAAAAAGAGGACACCTAATTGTCCCTTCAGCACCTTTGGTTGCGAAAAATGACCCTACCCTCATGTTTAACAATAGTGGAATGGCTCAGTTCAAGGACTTTTTCCTGGGCAATGGAAATCCACCAAGTAAACGTATTGCGGACACACAGAAATGCTTGCGTGTAAGCGGTAAACATAATGACCTGGAAGAGGTAGGATTTGATACTTACCACCATACCATGTTTGAAATGTTGGGCAATTGGTCTTTTGGAGATTACTTCAAAAAAGAGGCCTTGGCTTGGTCATGGGAACTATTAACTGAAGTTTACAAATTACCGAAAGACCGGATTTATGTTTCCGTATTTGAAGGCAATCCTTCTGAAGGTGTACCCTTTGATCAGGAAGCTTTTGATATTTGGAAATCCATCATTGGGGATGAAAATAGAATTATACTAGGAAATAAGAAAGATAACTTCTGGGAAATGGGAGATATAGGTCCATGTGGGCCATGTTCTGAAATCCATATAGATTTAAGAGACCAGGAGGAAGTAGATCAGATTTCCGGAAAAGAACTAGTCAATAAAGATCACCCGCAAGTGGTTGAGATTTGGAACAACGTGTTCATGCAGTATGAACGCAAAGCTGATGGAACCTTAATTCCTCTTCCTGAAAAACATGTGGATACCGGTATGGGCTTTGAACGGCTTTGTATGGCTATCCAAGGTAAAAAATCCAATTACGACACCGATCTTTTCCAGAATACCATTCAGGTCATAGAACAACTCAGCGGTTTTAAATATGGCGTAAACGGAACCCTGTCCTCAGATAATTATGTGGACGTAGCCATGCGGGTAATCGCTGACCACCTGAGAGCGGTTAGTTTCGCCATTTCAGATGGACAACTCCCGTCCAATGCTAAAGCTGGCTATGTTATCAGAAGAATCTTACGTAGAGCATTGCGCTACGGATACTCCTATTTGAATTTCAGAGAACCCTTCATGTGCAAATTAGTACCCGTCTTGGCTAAACAATTTGCCGATGTATTCCCTGAACTACAAGCACAGGTAGATTTTGTAAGCAAAGTAGTAGAGGAAGAAGAAAAAACGTTCTTAAGAACTCTAGAACAAGGCCTTAAACGCCTTGATGTCTTATTTAAGGAGGACAAAGGGGAAAAATTACTAAGCGGAGAAACTGTATTTGAACTATCTGACACCTTTGGGTTCCCTGTAGACTTAACAGCCCTTATCGCTCGTGAAAAAGGATTTGGCATAGATGAAGAAGGCTACAAAAAGGCTCTAGAAGAGCAAAAAGCCAGAAGTAGAAAAGACGCTCAGAAAGAAGCAGCCGACTGGGTAGAATTAGGAGACACAGACGCAGTTGAATTCCTAGGTTACGACCAATTATCTTCCACTGCCCTATTAACCAAATACCGCATCTCAAAAACCAAACAAGGTCAGGAGATCCACGTAGTTTTAGACCAAACTCCATTCTATGCTGAAATGGGTGGACAAGTGGGAGATACCGGCACCATTACCATTGGTGATCAAACCTTACATGTATCAGATACAAGAAAAGAAAACGACCTATTCATTCATGTAGTAAAAGACAAAAATGCTGCTGAAATCCTAAGTGGATATGAAGAGCCGGTAGAAGTCTTTGCTCAAGTGAACGCTGAGAGGCGAAAAAATATCGAAAAGAATCATACTGCCACCCACTTAATGCTAGCAGCATTAAAAGAGGTTCTAGGTTCTCACATTGTGCAGCGTGGTTCATACCAAAATGACGAGCTGACCAGATTTGACTTCTCCCACTTTGCTAAAGTAACGGATGAAGAATTGAAGAAGGTGGAGGATATTGTCAATGAGAAGATCAGAGCCAATATTCTGAAAGGTGAAAAACGCAATGTGCCGTTCCAGGAAGCTGTAGACATGGGAGCTACAGCCACGTTTGGAGAGAAATACGGTGATTTTGTTCGTGTAATCACCTTTGACCCTAACTATTCTATTGAATTATGTGGTGGTACGCACGTTAACTCTACAGGAGAAATTGGCCTATTCCGTTTTATCTCTGAGGGTTCAGTATCAGCCGGTGTAAGAAGGGTGGAAGCAGTAACGGGCGTCAAAGCGCTTGAACTGATGAGAGAGCAGGCTCAATTGATTCAAGAACTTAAGGATTTGTTAAAAGCTACTGATCTGCTTAAAGCAGTAGAAACCCTTAAAGCAGAAAATGCACAATTCCAAAAGCGCATTGAAATGTTCGAAAATGCAAGCATTCAAGCCGCTAAGGTAGCACTACTCAGTAAAGTAGAGAACGTCAATGGCATGAATGTGGTAGCTGCTCGGGTAAATGTTCCTCATGCAGACGGATTAAAAACCTTAGCATTTGGATTAAAACAAGGTATTGGTAAGCCGGTAGTTATCCTGGGTGCAGTAATAAATGACAAACCTAGTTTAGCTATCTTGATAGACGAAAACGTGGTTAAAGAAAAGAACTTGAATGCCGGAACCATCATTAGAGAAGTGGCAAAATTAATGAAAGGGGGCGGAGGTGGACAGCCTCACTTCGCTACCGCAGGAGGTTCTGATGTGAAAGGTTTAGATGACGCAATAGAAGCGGCAAAAGCAAGCATTTTAGGAGCATGA
- a CDS encoding cation diffusion facilitator family transporter: MSESTVKTTFLSLLSNIILASIKWIAGIFGNSYALIADAIESTSDIFASFMVLLGLKYSARPPDKNHPYGHGRAEPLITFLVVVFLLTSAFIIAKQSLHNIQVPHEAPKSFTLWVLAGIILWKEVCYRWVLRKSKETNSSTLQAEAWHHRADAISSVAAFIGISVALFMGEGYEAADDWAALFASGFIVYNAFLIFRPALGEIMDEQNYDELKKEIREAAVRVEGVEGTEKLFIRKIGTKYFVDLHAIVKGHLSVREGHAISHRLKDSLLDNFPLIENVLIHIEPDKI, encoded by the coding sequence ATGTCAGAATCTACAGTAAAAACTACCTTCCTCAGTTTGCTGTCTAACATCATTTTGGCCAGCATAAAATGGATAGCAGGTATTTTTGGGAATTCCTACGCACTGATTGCAGACGCTATAGAATCCACCTCTGATATCTTCGCCTCCTTCATGGTCTTATTGGGACTAAAATACTCTGCACGCCCACCGGATAAAAATCACCCCTATGGACACGGTAGAGCTGAACCTTTGATTACCTTTTTGGTCGTTGTATTCCTTCTCACCTCAGCATTTATCATAGCTAAACAGAGTTTACATAATATCCAGGTTCCGCACGAAGCGCCAAAGTCCTTTACTTTATGGGTGCTTGCAGGCATAATCCTTTGGAAAGAAGTGTGCTATAGATGGGTATTAAGAAAGAGTAAGGAGACGAACAGTTCCACCCTTCAGGCAGAAGCTTGGCATCATAGAGCAGATGCCATTTCATCTGTTGCCGCATTTATTGGTATCAGTGTTGCCTTATTTATGGGCGAAGGTTATGAAGCCGCTGACGACTGGGCTGCTCTTTTTGCCTCCGGATTCATAGTGTATAATGCATTTTTAATCTTTCGCCCTGCACTTGGTGAGATCATGGACGAGCAAAACTACGATGAGCTCAAAAAAGAGATTAGAGAGGCAGCGGTAAGAGTAGAAGGTGTAGAAGGTACGGAAAAATTGTTCATTCGTAAGATAGGAACAAAGTACTTTGTGGATCTACACGCTATTGTAAAAGGACACCTTTCGGTCAGGGAGGGACATGCCATCTCCCATCGTTTAAAAGATTCTCTTCTAGATAATTTCCCCCTAATTGAAAACGTTTTAATCCATATTGAACCTGATAAAATATGA
- a CDS encoding YceI family protein, with product MIKPLTLLFSLLLVSPSWTPKDYTISFATKNAKGSIGGLKGTIDFDPGQPELAKFDVTVDLNTLDMGIGLKTKHAKQEDFFNAEKYPSIHFQSERIQKTGNTYLAEGKLTIKDITKNVSIPFTFSGTENDGLFHGKFSVNRSDFKLEKKNVGEKVDVEINLPVIK from the coding sequence ATGATTAAGCCACTAACACTTCTATTTAGCCTTTTACTCGTTTCTCCGTCTTGGACGCCGAAAGACTATACGATTTCCTTTGCTACTAAAAATGCTAAAGGGAGTATAGGAGGATTAAAAGGCACTATAGATTTTGACCCTGGCCAACCGGAACTAGCCAAGTTTGATGTTACAGTAGACTTGAACACCCTAGACATGGGCATAGGCCTAAAAACCAAACACGCTAAGCAAGAAGATTTCTTTAACGCAGAAAAATATCCAAGCATTCACTTCCAAAGTGAACGCATTCAAAAGACAGGCAACACCTACCTGGCTGAAGGAAAACTAACCATAAAAGACATCACTAAAAATGTTAGTATTCCATTCACCTTCTCAGGAACAGAAAATGATGGACTATTTCATGGGAAATTCAGTGTTAATAGATCTGATTTCAAACTGGAGAAGAAGAATGTAGGTGAAAAAGTAGATGTGGAGATTAATTTACCTGTAATTAAGTAA
- a CDS encoding CvpA family protein — MSAFDILLLLPIAVGAWNGYRKGVLIEIFGIIAFIFSIIIGFKFLYLGSEVVEGTLGEDRMKWLSPYLSFFIVFLPSLFLIRKIGLLMKKAIRLTFLGILDGFLGALLGAVTVTFGMSVLLWIVDKLHIPIAEAQENKILDFVKGFAPKVISVISDYLPGGNWIEYLDELKHRLTH; from the coding sequence ATGTCTGCATTTGATATTCTACTCCTTCTTCCTATAGCAGTAGGTGCATGGAATGGGTACAGGAAGGGTGTACTGATAGAGATTTTTGGTATTATAGCTTTTATCTTTTCTATCATAATTGGCTTTAAATTTCTTTATTTAGGTTCTGAAGTAGTAGAAGGAACTTTGGGCGAAGATAGGATGAAGTGGCTTTCACCCTATCTAAGCTTTTTTATTGTTTTTTTACCCTCCCTATTTTTGATTCGTAAAATAGGTTTATTGATGAAGAAAGCTATCCGATTGACCTTTTTGGGTATTTTAGATGGCTTTTTAGGTGCTTTACTTGGCGCTGTTACGGTGACTTTTGGAATGAGCGTTCTTCTTTGGATAGTAGATAAACTGCATATTCCCATTGCGGAGGCTCAGGAAAACAAGATTTTGGATTTTGTCAAAGGTTTTGCACCTAAAGTAATAAGCGTGATCTCTGACTATTTACCGGGAGGGAATTGGATAGAATATTTGGATGAATTGAAACATCGACTCACACACTAA
- a CDS encoding sulfate transporter/antisigma-factor antagonist stas, whose protein sequence is MITIKKTEEYVLLAPESSNFDESTAAAMEKAVAGLYSGEGRIHYIVDLDHVDTLSVAAVKLFDKIHKIALRESGIFCTVVNNDDVMDVMADNSAYELLMLSSVEEAVEVIYMHTQDSDYDDGDEDEMGDENDY, encoded by the coding sequence ATGATTACTATTAAGAAAACTGAGGAGTATGTACTATTGGCTCCTGAATCTTCAAACTTTGATGAGTCTACTGCTGCTGCTATGGAAAAAGCCGTAGCTGGCTTATATTCAGGAGAAGGCCGTATTCACTATATTGTAGACCTTGATCATGTGGATACTCTTTCTGTAGCTGCAGTTAAACTCTTTGATAAGATCCATAAAATCGCATTAAGAGAATCCGGAATCTTCTGCACGGTAGTGAATAATGACGATGTAATGGATGTGATGGCGGATAACTCTGCTTATGAATTACTGATGCTTTCTTCAGTTGAAGAGGCTGTAGAGGTGATTTACATGCATACCCAGGACAGCGATTATGACGATGGAGATGAGGACGAAATGGGAGATGAAAACGATTATTAA
- a CDS encoding porin, protein MRIFLLLVFLMPVTLMAQGDLTVKKRPINNDLKLSVLPYYNYGKGLGLTSPDSVFQLNIRFRIQNRAEYIEDTKSGFGGYIRRLRLRLDGYVGNPKFMYALQLSFAPDDVGELEEGKNLNVIRDAVIFYRPNKHWTFAFGQTKLPGNRQRVNSSGALQLPDRSINNAKFNLDRDFGFQFNQLNEYKDQFSYNFKGAITTGNGRNTTIEGDPGLAYTAKVELFPLGAFEKSGSTFEGDLVRETRPKFLLSGAFHFNDNAQRSQGLLGHDISERRDLKSVLLDGVFKYRGVALMYAYMERKVHNPLISEEEYYFSGKGQDYQASYLFPSNYELVSRISTQKVHKDLLALVPHQNQYSIGINKYIWEHSFKIQLEAGINKYTYLEDKKRDGWFTRFQIEMGI, encoded by the coding sequence ATGCGTATTTTCCTTTTGCTAGTATTCTTGATGCCAGTCACCTTGATGGCCCAAGGAGATTTAACTGTTAAGAAAAGACCGATCAATAATGATCTTAAACTGTCTGTACTGCCGTATTACAATTACGGAAAAGGTTTAGGTTTGACTTCTCCTGATTCTGTGTTTCAATTGAATATCCGTTTTAGGATACAGAATAGGGCTGAATATATTGAGGATACCAAAAGTGGTTTTGGAGGCTATATAAGACGTCTAAGATTGAGACTAGACGGCTATGTGGGTAATCCGAAGTTTATGTATGCTTTGCAACTTTCCTTTGCTCCTGATGATGTAGGAGAGCTCGAAGAGGGGAAGAATCTAAATGTAATTCGGGACGCTGTTATTTTTTATAGGCCAAACAAACATTGGACCTTCGCTTTTGGCCAGACGAAGTTGCCGGGTAACCGACAAAGAGTGAATTCATCCGGAGCCCTACAGTTGCCTGACAGGAGTATAAATAATGCCAAATTCAATCTGGATAGGGATTTTGGTTTTCAATTCAATCAATTGAACGAATATAAGGATCAGTTCTCCTATAATTTCAAAGGAGCTATTACTACAGGTAACGGCAGAAATACCACTATAGAAGGAGATCCCGGCTTAGCGTATACCGCGAAGGTTGAGTTATTCCCATTAGGCGCTTTTGAAAAGTCCGGATCAACGTTTGAAGGAGACCTGGTTCGTGAAACTAGGCCAAAGTTTCTCCTCTCCGGTGCTTTTCATTTCAATGATAATGCACAAAGGTCTCAAGGCCTACTCGGGCATGATATTAGTGAGAGAAGAGATTTGAAATCAGTGCTTCTCGATGGAGTTTTTAAATATAGAGGAGTAGCATTGATGTACGCGTATATGGAAAGAAAAGTACATAATCCGCTTATATCAGAAGAGGAGTATTACTTTTCCGGGAAAGGGCAGGATTACCAAGCCTCCTATTTGTTTCCATCCAACTATGAGCTCGTGTCTCGAATTAGCACCCAAAAGGTGCATAAGGATTTGCTAGCACTGGTACCTCATCAAAACCAGTACAGCATTGGAATTAACAAATACATTTGGGAGCATTCCTTCAAGATTCAATTAGAAGCAGGTATAAATAAATACACCTATCTGGAAGACAAGAAAAGAGACGGTTGGTTTACTCGTTTCCAGATAGAAATGGGCATTTAG
- a CDS encoding ATP-grasp domain-containing protein has translation MKFAFAVYQVQHKYNNGTVRDEDADVLTYLQQKGLPIEKVVWDNPNIQWTHYKAVILKAPWDYHEKYSKFISWLDQLQNLGIPVWNEVDIVKWNSDKHYLADIAQKGLPVIPTRYIHQLDEVTESWFEGSDKWVIKPCISAGAKNTLLFEVAQWPEIASHLESWLKEEPYMLQPYVKEIQSGEWSLLYFGGKYSHSLLKTPKDADFRVQHYLGGKVDYRTASSNLIQQAQRYIDTFASNTLYARVDGVLINEVFHLMELELIEPYLFINGEESRLEAYYQAVLSKCPFLSGNE, from the coding sequence ATGAAATTTGCATTTGCCGTCTATCAAGTTCAGCATAAATACAATAATGGTACGGTCAGAGACGAAGATGCAGACGTTCTGACCTACCTTCAACAGAAGGGCCTGCCCATTGAAAAAGTAGTTTGGGATAATCCAAATATTCAGTGGACCCACTATAAAGCTGTCATCCTCAAGGCCCCTTGGGATTACCATGAAAAGTACTCAAAGTTCATTTCCTGGCTAGATCAACTACAGAACCTAGGCATTCCCGTCTGGAATGAAGTAGATATAGTTAAATGGAATAGTGACAAGCATTACCTGGCTGACATTGCCCAAAAAGGACTTCCTGTTATACCTACAAGGTATATTCACCAACTGGATGAAGTAACAGAATCATGGTTTGAAGGTAGTGATAAGTGGGTTATAAAACCCTGCATAAGTGCTGGGGCAAAAAACACCCTACTTTTCGAAGTTGCCCAATGGCCAGAAATAGCTTCGCACTTAGAATCCTGGCTAAAGGAAGAACCCTACATGCTCCAACCTTATGTTAAGGAGATACAAAGCGGCGAATGGTCACTCTTGTACTTTGGAGGAAAATACAGCCATAGTCTTCTAAAGACACCTAAAGATGCTGATTTCCGGGTTCAACATTATTTAGGAGGCAAAGTAGACTACCGAACGGCCTCTTCAAATCTTATTCAACAAGCTCAGAGATACATTGACACCTTTGCCTCAAATACCCTCTATGCCAGAGTGGATGGCGTTCTGATCAATGAAGTATTCCATCTTATGGAATTAGAGCTTATAGAACCGTACCTATTCATCAACGGTGAGGAGAGTAGACTAGAGGCCTACTATCAAGCAGTCTTATCTAAATGCCCATTTCTATCTGGAAACGAGTAA
- a CDS encoding pyridoxine 5'-phosphate synthase: MTKLSVNINKIATLRNSRGGDVPNVLQVALDCEKFGAQGITVHPRPDERHIRYQDVFDLKEKICTEFNIEGNPTEGRFEEVVLKTVPAQVTLVPDALNAITSNAGWDTVRHQAQLKELVKKYKNAGIRVSIFVDADPIMVEAAAETGTDRIELYTESYAKGYPSDREKAIAPFVVAAEKALEVGLGLNAGHDLSLENLAYFKQNIPGLLEVSIGHALIADALYYGLENTIQMYLRQLQ, encoded by the coding sequence ATGACAAAATTATCGGTCAATATCAATAAAATAGCAACATTAAGAAATTCGAGAGGTGGAGATGTTCCAAATGTACTTCAAGTAGCATTAGACTGTGAGAAGTTTGGAGCACAAGGAATTACCGTACATCCCAGACCGGATGAAAGACATATTCGCTACCAGGATGTTTTTGACTTAAAAGAGAAAATCTGTACAGAATTCAATATAGAAGGTAACCCCACGGAAGGTAGGTTTGAAGAAGTGGTGCTGAAAACTGTCCCCGCACAAGTTACCTTAGTACCTGATGCCTTAAATGCCATCACCTCAAATGCAGGTTGGGATACGGTACGTCACCAAGCCCAACTAAAAGAATTGGTAAAAAAATACAAAAATGCGGGTATTCGCGTTTCTATCTTTGTAGATGCAGATCCTATTATGGTAGAAGCAGCCGCTGAAACCGGAACTGACAGAATAGAGCTTTATACGGAATCCTACGCCAAAGGTTATCCATCGGATAGAGAAAAGGCCATCGCTCCCTTTGTTGTAGCAGCTGAAAAAGCTTTAGAAGTTGGCTTAGGATTAAACGCAGGACATGATCTTAGTCTGGAAAACCTTGCATATTTTAAGCAAAACATACCCGGGCTTTTAGAGGTCAGCATAGGCCATGCATTAATCGCAGATGCCCTTTATTATGGTTTAGAAAATACCATTCAAATGTATCTGCGCCAATTGCAATAA